A portion of the Gossypium arboreum isolate Shixiya-1 chromosome 8, ASM2569848v2, whole genome shotgun sequence genome contains these proteins:
- the LOC108467617 gene encoding rhodanese-like domain-containing protein 4, chloroplastic isoform X2, which translates to MQMRTLNAATPSLTPLSVLSETRTEARKAPLLPIASPLKLPNSPAFIKTQPALHQCLSRTLHGGLLLLSSLLPNGFAKALSYEEALQQTTGSSSSVDFDPNGILDTVVSFATENPTVVAGGTVALAVPLILSQLLKNPKPWGVESARSAYAKLGDDATAQLLDIRPLKESRDVGSPDIKGFRKKPVSIAYNGEDKPVFLTKLSLKFKEPENTTLFIMDKFDGNSELVAELVTANGFKAAYAVKDGAEGPRGWVNSGLPWIQPKKGLDLSNLTEAFAEAFGGGSDGLSVTVGIAAAAGLGLLAFSEIETILQLLGSAAIVQLVSKKFLYAENRKQTLKQVDEFLNTKVAPTELVDDVKQIGAALLPTTTTSKALPAPTEAKPEPKVEAVAEAPPQTNSVPETVPKAVGITGFSRPLSPYASYPDLKPPTSPTPSQPATSKAIHSSPEAKPEPKVEAAAETPSLINSVPKTDGNSGYLKPLSPYPSYPDLKPPTSPTPSQP; encoded by the exons ATGCAAATGAGGACCCTCAATGCAGCAACTCCAAGTTTGACACCTCTCTCGGTTCTTTCTGAGACAAGAACCGAGGCCAGAAAAGCACCATTGCTCCCCATTGCTTCACCACTCAAACTACCCAACTCCCCAGCTTTTATTAAGACCCAACCAGCTTTGCACCAGTGTTTGTCAAGAACCTTGCATGGTGGTTTACTGCTACTGTCATCACTTCTCCCCAATGGATTCGCTAAAGCCTTGTCATACGAGGAAGCCCTACAGCAGACGACGGGATCCTCCTCGTCTGTTGATTTTGACCCAAATGGGATCCTTGATACCGTCGTCAGTTTTGCAACTGAGAATCCCACGGTTGTAGCTGGTGGCACCGTTGCTTTAGCAGTTCCTTTGATTTTGTCTCAGCTGTTAAAGAATCCAAAGCCATGGGGAGTTGAATCTGCAAGGAGTGCTTACGCCAAGCTAGGTGACGATGCCACTGCTCAGTTGCTGGACATAAGGCCTCTCAAGGAGTCTAGAGATGTTGGTAGCCCTGACATTAAGGGATTTAGGAAGAAACCGGTGTCAATTGCCTACAATGGTGAAGATAAACCAGTGTTCTTGACAAAACTGTCTTTGAAATTCAAGGAACCTGAAAATACTACCTTATTCATTATGGACAA ATTTGATGGGAATTCTGAACTGGTTGCGGAGTTGGTCACTGCAAATGGATTCAAAGCTGCTTATGCAGTCAAAGATGGTGCTGAAGGACCACGGGGATGGGTG AACAGTGGTCTTCCCTGGATACAACCAAAGAAAGGTCTTGACCTTAGCAATTTGACAGAAGCGTTCGCCGAGGCCTTCGGA GGGGGATCAGATGGCCTTTCTGTTACTGTAGGGATTGCTGCAGCTGCAGGGTTAGGCCTTTTGGCTTTTTCAGAG ATAGAAACGATCCTTCAACTTTTAGGCTCAGCTGCTATTGTGCAGCTTGTAAGCAAGAAATTCCTGTATGCAGAG AACCGAAAGCAAACACTTAAACAAGTTGATGAATTCTTAAACACGAAGGTGGCTCCTACGGAACTTGTCGATGATGTAAAG CAAATTGGAGCAGCCCTTTTACCAACAACTACCACTAGCAAGGCTCTTCCTGCACCTACGGAGGCAAAACCTGAACCCAAAGTCGAAGCAGTGGCAGAAGCCCCTCCTCAAACAAATTCAGTTCCCGAAACAGTACCCAAGGCAGTTGGAATCACTGGATTTTCAAGACCACTTTCACCCTATGCTTCT TATCCAGATTTGAAGCCTCCAACATCGCCTACTCCATCACAGCCCGCCACTAGCAAAGCTATTCATTCATCTCCAGAGGCAAAACCGGAGCCAAAAGTCGAAGCAGCAGCAGAAACCCCTTCTCTAATTAATTCAGTTCCCAAAACAGATGGAAACTCCGGATATCTTAAACCACTTTCACCATATCCTTCG TATCCAGATTTGAAGCCACCAACATCTCCTACTCCATCACAGCCCTAG
- the LOC108467617 gene encoding rhodanese-like domain-containing protein 4, chloroplastic isoform X1, with protein MQMRTLNAATPSLTPLSVLSETRTEARKAPLLPIASPLKLPNSPAFIKTQPALHQCLSRTLHGGLLLLSSLLPNGFAKALSYEEALQQTTGSSSSVDFDPNGILDTVVSFATENPTVVAGGTVALAVPLILSQLLKNPKPWGVESARSAYAKLGDDATAQLLDIRPLKESRDVGSPDIKGFRKKPVSIAYNGEDKPVFLTKLSLKFKEPENTTLFIMDKFDGNSELVAELVTANGFKAAYAVKDGAEGPRGWVNSGLPWIQPKKGLDLSNLTEAFAEAFGGGSDGLSVTVGIAAAAGLGLLAFSEIETILQLLGSAAIVQLVSKKFLYAENRKQTLKQVDEFLNTKVAPTELVDDVKQIGAALLPTTTTSKALPAPTEAKPEPKVEAVAEAPPQTNSVPETVPKAVGITGFSRPLSPYASYPDLKPPTSPTPSQPATSKAIHSSPEAKPEPKVEAAAETPSLINSVPKTDGNSGYLKPLSPYPSFHAQRKKMLTFGIVSFLYGCSIQI; from the exons ATGCAAATGAGGACCCTCAATGCAGCAACTCCAAGTTTGACACCTCTCTCGGTTCTTTCTGAGACAAGAACCGAGGCCAGAAAAGCACCATTGCTCCCCATTGCTTCACCACTCAAACTACCCAACTCCCCAGCTTTTATTAAGACCCAACCAGCTTTGCACCAGTGTTTGTCAAGAACCTTGCATGGTGGTTTACTGCTACTGTCATCACTTCTCCCCAATGGATTCGCTAAAGCCTTGTCATACGAGGAAGCCCTACAGCAGACGACGGGATCCTCCTCGTCTGTTGATTTTGACCCAAATGGGATCCTTGATACCGTCGTCAGTTTTGCAACTGAGAATCCCACGGTTGTAGCTGGTGGCACCGTTGCTTTAGCAGTTCCTTTGATTTTGTCTCAGCTGTTAAAGAATCCAAAGCCATGGGGAGTTGAATCTGCAAGGAGTGCTTACGCCAAGCTAGGTGACGATGCCACTGCTCAGTTGCTGGACATAAGGCCTCTCAAGGAGTCTAGAGATGTTGGTAGCCCTGACATTAAGGGATTTAGGAAGAAACCGGTGTCAATTGCCTACAATGGTGAAGATAAACCAGTGTTCTTGACAAAACTGTCTTTGAAATTCAAGGAACCTGAAAATACTACCTTATTCATTATGGACAA ATTTGATGGGAATTCTGAACTGGTTGCGGAGTTGGTCACTGCAAATGGATTCAAAGCTGCTTATGCAGTCAAAGATGGTGCTGAAGGACCACGGGGATGGGTG AACAGTGGTCTTCCCTGGATACAACCAAAGAAAGGTCTTGACCTTAGCAATTTGACAGAAGCGTTCGCCGAGGCCTTCGGA GGGGGATCAGATGGCCTTTCTGTTACTGTAGGGATTGCTGCAGCTGCAGGGTTAGGCCTTTTGGCTTTTTCAGAG ATAGAAACGATCCTTCAACTTTTAGGCTCAGCTGCTATTGTGCAGCTTGTAAGCAAGAAATTCCTGTATGCAGAG AACCGAAAGCAAACACTTAAACAAGTTGATGAATTCTTAAACACGAAGGTGGCTCCTACGGAACTTGTCGATGATGTAAAG CAAATTGGAGCAGCCCTTTTACCAACAACTACCACTAGCAAGGCTCTTCCTGCACCTACGGAGGCAAAACCTGAACCCAAAGTCGAAGCAGTGGCAGAAGCCCCTCCTCAAACAAATTCAGTTCCCGAAACAGTACCCAAGGCAGTTGGAATCACTGGATTTTCAAGACCACTTTCACCCTATGCTTCT TATCCAGATTTGAAGCCTCCAACATCGCCTACTCCATCACAGCCCGCCACTAGCAAAGCTATTCATTCATCTCCAGAGGCAAAACCGGAGCCAAAAGTCGAAGCAGCAGCAGAAACCCCTTCTCTAATTAATTCAGTTCCCAAAACAGATGGAAACTCCGGATATCTTAAACCACTTTCACCATATCCTTCG TTTCATGCACAAAGGAAAAAAATGCTTACATTTGGCATTGTTTCCTTCCTTTATGGTTGCAGTATCCAGATTTGA